The Sander lucioperca isolate FBNREF2018 chromosome 15, SLUC_FBN_1.2, whole genome shotgun sequence genome window below encodes:
- the LOC116056394 gene encoding sulfotransferase 6B1-like, with translation MTSSDFVTNMQSRMQMQMEIRDEDKLYRYNGVLYPRILCPEESFKALENIEAREDDVMLVAYPKCGFNWMVGVLRKIIAEATGMKIESNMPPLIEFFGPDVVKVLDETPSPRLLGTHLLPDNIPKSFNAKKTKTLVIFRNPKDTLVSSYYFYDKMPVPSLPWDTFYSNFLSGDIVFGSYFDHALAWEKRMDDPNVMIVTYEELKQDLSEGVRQISTFFGFSLTEAQVQQIAEGSTFSAMKEKYANMVTGNNLFRKGEVGDWKNHFTPEQSQEMDDAFNKHLAGTRLGDKLNYQLYCQ, from the exons ATGACCAGCAGCGACTTTGTCACCAACATGCAGTCCAGGATGCAGATGCAGATGGAGATTAGGGACGAGGACAAGCTGTACAGGTACAACGGGGTGTTGTACCCGCGAATCTTGTGCCCCGAAGAAAGTTTTAAGGCTCTGGAGAACATCGAGGCCAGAGAGGACGACGTCATGCTGGTGGCTTACCCCAAATGTG gttttAACTGGATGGTGGGGGTGTTGAGGAAGATCATTGCAGAGGCGACAGGAATGAAAATTGAATCCAACATGCCACCGCTGATCGAGTTTTTTGGACCGGACGTGGTAAAG GTCCTGGATGAGACTCCCTCTCCGAGGTTACTGGGGACTCACCTGCTCCCCGACAACATCCCCAAATCCTTCAATGCAAAGAAAACTAAA ACGCTGGTGATCTTCAGGAACCCTAAAGACACTCTGGTCTCCTCCTATTATTTCTATGACAAAATGCCAGTCCCATCTTTGCCGTGGGATACCTTCTACTCCAACTTCCTGAGTGGAGACa ttgTCTTTGGGTCGTACTTTGATCATGCTTTGGCCTGGGAGAAGAGGATGGACGACCCCAACGTCATGATTGTCACCTATGAAGAGCTCAAACAG GACCTGAGCGAGGGCGTGCGTCAGATCTCCACCTTCTTCGGCTTCAGCTTGACGGAGGCTCAGGTGCAGCAGATCGCAGAGGGGAGCACCTTCTCCGCCATGAAGGAGAAATACGCCAACATGGTTACAGGAAACAACCTCTTCAGAAAAG GCGAGGTCGGGGACTGGAAGAACCACTTCACACCAGAACAGAGCCAAGAGATGGACGACGCCTTCAACAAACACCTGGCAGGGACCAGGCTGGGAGACAAACTCAACTACCAGCTGTACTGTCAGTAG